The Mercurialis annua linkage group LG2, ddMerAnnu1.2, whole genome shotgun sequence genome contains a region encoding:
- the LOC126667132 gene encoding phylloplanin-like, with protein MASKQTLIFVLVLVCVMAATEAQLGLIGGLLGLIRIQGTLFCTLNGNIGNGTATPAFPNANVQLLCGQNNRMIASATTNAFGIFSIVLDPLQFLVSSVLNGCNLKVDTPLSTCNPNLPSLGVLQSPLQLVGNTVAGALSVTNIIPRGFNFLGI; from the exons ATGGCTTCGAAACAAACACTTATTTTCGTTTTAGTCTTGGTCTGTGTCATGGCAGCCACTGAAGCTCAGCTTGGTCTCATTGGTGGTCTTCTTGGTTTGATCCGTATTCAAGGGACTCTCTTTTGCACTCTCAATGGTAATATTGGCAATGGCACAGCCACCCCGGCTTTTCCCA ATGCTAACGTACAGTTGCTATGCGGCCAAAACAACAGGATGATAGCAAGTGCAACAACTAATGCATTTGGAATATTTTCAATTGTGTTAGATCCTCTTCAATTCCTGGTTTCAtcagttttaaacggctgcaatCTCAAAGTTGACACTCCGTTATCTACATGTAACCCTAATCTTCCATCACTTGGAGTTCTGCAGTCACCATTACAGCTCGTCGGAAACACAGTCGCCGGTGCTCTCAGTGTTACAAACATCATCCCTCGAGGCTTCAACTTTCTCGGAATATGA